The following coding sequences lie in one Apostichopus japonicus isolate 1M-3 chromosome 13, ASM3797524v1, whole genome shotgun sequence genomic window:
- the LOC139978756 gene encoding 5-hydroxytryptamine receptor 1D-like produces the protein MAETDNEWLWLEIVTIIVIATGILSNGIVLIVFFAKSSRKLRRKWRNLYILHQSIIDGSCLFGLLLLRSIKIDDDVFKENTIAVRILCKFWVSEYLLWSMYMCSTYNLVLLSIERYLAVVYPIYHRTKLNKKKILLSMILPWIIGFAFQSYWPPMYTHDSNNGSCLPSYSCNEGRPSTLQTFLTVYSFIGEYIIALLIMSFAYSQIVIKLKLIIKRTSKNINLVKNGRKKSDTAACYEVNSNANEKKSVFTLTGTRSMSNDNESKNRSNHRQRSIKSRQKSRDDIFSKAKRSTVRTFIAIFVLFVICWTPTEVVYLRHNLCIEELDFDGTLYAWLSLLVVLNAVLNPFIYTGLYNEFQRQLRRVFCNWDDHGREPSNSVGEETSNAGNSTRGRAPDNLQLSHRPSNNNI, from the coding sequence ATGGCGGAAACCGACAACGAATGGCTGTGGTTAGAGATTGTCACGATTATCGTCATCGCCACCGGTATATTAAGCAACGGTATCGTCCTAATCGTCTTTTTCGCTAAATCGTCGCGGAAATTGAGACGAAAATGGCGAAATTTGTATATTCTTCACCAGTCGATCATCGATGGATCGTGCTTGTTTGGATTACTTCTGTTGAGATCAATCAAAATCGACGACGATGTCTTTAAAGAGAACACCATCGCGGTGAGGATCTTATGCAAATTTTGGGTGTCCGAATATTTACTTTGGTCTATGTATATGTGCTCGACGTACAATTTAGTGTTACTCTCTATAGAGCGTTACTTGGCAGTGGTGTACCCTATTTATCATCgaacaaagttaaacaaaaagaagataTTGCTCTCGATGATTTTACCTTGGATCATTGGCTTTGCTTTCCAATCTTACTGGCCGCCGATGTATACACACGATAGCAATAACGGTAGTTGCCTCCCGTCGTATAGTTGTAATGAAGGTAGGCCATCGACGCTGCAAACTTTTCTAACTGTTTACTCATTTATCGGAGAGTATATTATAGCGTTGTTAATTATGTCGTTTGCGTACTCTCAAATCGTCATTAAACTAAAATTAATCATTAAAAGAACAAGTAAAAATATCAATCTAGTGAAGAATGGACGAAAAAAATCTGATACTGCAGCCTGTTACGAGGTCAACTCGAATGCGAACGAGAAAAAGTCAGTCTTTACTCTGACTGGGACGCGATCTATGTCAAACGACAATGAATCGAAGAATCGGTCGAATCATCGCCAAAGGTCAATCAAATCGCGCCAGAAAAGTCGTGACGATATCTTCTCGAAAGCTAAGCGAAGTACCGTCAGAACTTTCATTGCCATATTTGTACTGTTTGTGATATGTTGGACGCCAACCGAGGTGGTTTATCTACGTCACAATTTATGCATCGAAGAGCTCGATTTTGACGGGACACTATACGCGTGGTTGTCGTTACTAGTGGTTCTCAACGCCGTCCTAAATCCGTTCATTTATACAGGGCTGTATAATGAGTTCCAACGGCAACTACGGCGAGTGTTTTGTAACTGGGATGATCATGGCCGTGAACCATCAAATAGCGTAGGGGAGGAGACATCAAACGCCGGCAATTCTACACGAGGACGCGCCCCTGATAACCTTCAATTAAGCCACAGACCTAGTAACAATAATATCTAA